In Columba livia isolate bColLiv1 breed racing homer chromosome Z, bColLiv1.pat.W.v2, whole genome shotgun sequence, one DNA window encodes the following:
- the LOC110359995 gene encoding uncharacterized protein LOC110359995 isoform X1, with product MHKGSEPVRKYQKLTPMSVETLTLRNRMIAMDEDQYSYSEENIPLSSRFWFWKKKNPVFPVAKSQSKPEAWVRTAIPSASQVPEDSVRIDPETKRQTTIHSPVPLPGSIIDYSEELQEHPSCVIKSVTIKDTPEEDGEGNSWLYKLGMYINKWSFLNSLVGWSENRALGKDDHLNKFGVCSDTDHKATDLEECTAKEEAPYIPYKFATLYIIKIVNDMQQMKNKHMKIIRQLDKIRKENQEQTITAIKKHYGEKMRSLKSHLEAYRELMNKSSTHWQDTVKSLRERNRKLIQEKEDLLHQMKKETEKWEEEKVQILENLCKNLDYLYTQHALTLQELHNISLYVETVHDLMNSQIKILQQQSEKTEGEKADMSAVLQLKPEQVSNEEEEPELSMEKGYLWQAHTMLQKIQESIQKREREVTELLRSERRHNRAMKPQITVLIFLKTLVNKVHTIYCDVPEAQQYISQLIRKNKDQRADWKEAFNNAQADILSYEVFYGNEPMDDERTQFSMELFRNFGKAKSELEYVETEKIVFDCIQRGEIPNWIKRDCLYAALREEPTTCSEETQPLFTGTHAEV from the exons ATGCACAAGGGGTCAGAGCCTGTCAGAAAATACCAGAAGTTAACTCCTATGTCTGTGGAAACACTGACCCTGAGAAACAGAATGATTGCAATGGATGAAG ACCAGTATTCctattctgaagaaaatattcccCTGTCATCCCGATTCTGGTTCTGGAAGAAGAAGAATCCTGTTTTTCCTGTTGCTAAAAGCCAAAGCAAACCAG aggcaTGGGTGAGAACAGCTATTCCTTCAGCTTCTCAAGTCCCTGAAGATTCAGTAAGAATTGATCCTGAAACTAAACGACAGACAACCATTCACTCACCTGTTCCTCTACCAGGGAGTATTATTGATTATTCAGAGGAGTTACAAGAACATCCTTCATGTGTGATTAAAAGTGTTACGATTAAAGACACACCTGAGGAGG ATGGAGAGGGAAACTCATGGCTGTACAAGCTTGGAATGTATATAAATAAGTGGTCATTCCTGAATTCCCTGGTTGGATGGAGTGAAAACAGAGCTCTAGGAAAAG ATGATCATCTAAACAaatttggagtttgttctgatACTGACCACAAAGCAACTGATCTGGAGGAATGCACAGCCAAGGAAGAAGCACCATATATTCCATACAAGTTTGCTACATTGTATATCATcaag ATTGTAAATGACAtgcagcaaatgaaaaataaacacatgaaGATAATCAGACAACTTGACaagataaggaaagaaaaccag GAGCAGACTATAACTGCTATAAAGAAACATTATGGTGAGAAAATGAGGAGTCTGAAATCCCACTTAGAAGCTTACCGAGAGCTGATGAACAAGAGCAGCACACACTGGCAAGATACAGTTAAG AGCCTGagggaaagaaatagaaaattgATCCAAGAGAAGGAAGACCTTCTTCACCaaatgaagaaggaaacagagaaatgggaagaagaaaag GTCCAGATTCTAGAAAATTTGTGTAAAAACCTAGATTATCTTTATACCCAGCATGCACTGA CTTTGCAGGAACTTCACAACATCAGTCTATATGTGGAAACAGTGCATGACCTCATGAATTCACAGATAAAAATTCTTCAGCAACAGTCTGaaaagacagaaggagaaaaagcagataTGTCAGCAGTTTTAcaattaaaaccagaacaa GTATCTAATGAAGAAGAAGAGCCTGAATTGTCCATGGAAAAGGGATATCTTTGGCAAGCACACACCATGTTGCAAAAGATACAGGAATCTATACAGAAACGAGAGAGAGAAGTCACTGAGCTCCTGCGAAGTGAAAGAAGACATAACAGGGCAATGAAACCTCAAATCACAGTGCTAATATTCTTGAAAACTCTTGTCAACAAG GTTCACACCATATATTGTGATGTTCCTGAGGCACAACAATATATCAGTCAGCTTATCAGGAAGAACAAGGATCAAAGGGCTGATTGGAAAGAAGCCTTTAATAACGCTCAGGCTGACATTCTGTCCTATGAAGTATTTTATGGAAATGAACCTATGGATGATGAAAG gaCACAATTTTCAATGGAGCTTTTCAGAAATTTTGGGAAAGCAAAGTCTGAATTAGAATATgttgaaacagagaaaattgtGTTTGATTGTATCCAGAGAGGGGAAATCCCCAACTGGATTAAAAGGGATTGTCTTTATGCAGCTTTGAGAG AAGAGCCTACGACATGCTCTGAGGAGACACAACCACTATTCACAGGAACTCATGCagaagtttaa
- the LOC110359995 gene encoding uncharacterized protein LOC110359995 isoform X4 → MHKGSEPVRKYQKLTPMSVETLTLRNRMIAMDEDQYSYSEENIPLSSRFWFWKKKNPVFPVAKSQSKPEAWVRTAIPSASQVPEDSVRIDPETKRQTTIHSPVPLPGSIIDYSEELQEHPSCVIKSVTIKDTPEEDGEGNSWLYKLGMYINKWSFLNSLVGWSENRALGKDDHLNKFGVCSDTDHKATDLEECTAKEEAPYIPYKFATLYIIKIVNDMQQMKNKHMKIIRQLDKIRKENQEQTITAIKKHYGEKMRSLKSHLEAYRELMNKSSTHWQDTVKSLRERNRKLIQEKEDLLHQMKKETEKWEEEKVQILENLCKNLDYLYTQHALTLQELHNISLYVETVHDLMNSQIKILQQQSEKTEGEKADMSAVLQLKPEQVSNEEEEPELSMEKGYLWQAHTMLQKIQESIQKREREVTELLRSERRHNRAMKPQITVLIFLKTLVNKEI, encoded by the exons ATGCACAAGGGGTCAGAGCCTGTCAGAAAATACCAGAAGTTAACTCCTATGTCTGTGGAAACACTGACCCTGAGAAACAGAATGATTGCAATGGATGAAG ACCAGTATTCctattctgaagaaaatattcccCTGTCATCCCGATTCTGGTTCTGGAAGAAGAAGAATCCTGTTTTTCCTGTTGCTAAAAGCCAAAGCAAACCAG aggcaTGGGTGAGAACAGCTATTCCTTCAGCTTCTCAAGTCCCTGAAGATTCAGTAAGAATTGATCCTGAAACTAAACGACAGACAACCATTCACTCACCTGTTCCTCTACCAGGGAGTATTATTGATTATTCAGAGGAGTTACAAGAACATCCTTCATGTGTGATTAAAAGTGTTACGATTAAAGACACACCTGAGGAGG ATGGAGAGGGAAACTCATGGCTGTACAAGCTTGGAATGTATATAAATAAGTGGTCATTCCTGAATTCCCTGGTTGGATGGAGTGAAAACAGAGCTCTAGGAAAAG ATGATCATCTAAACAaatttggagtttgttctgatACTGACCACAAAGCAACTGATCTGGAGGAATGCACAGCCAAGGAAGAAGCACCATATATTCCATACAAGTTTGCTACATTGTATATCATcaag ATTGTAAATGACAtgcagcaaatgaaaaataaacacatgaaGATAATCAGACAACTTGACaagataaggaaagaaaaccag GAGCAGACTATAACTGCTATAAAGAAACATTATGGTGAGAAAATGAGGAGTCTGAAATCCCACTTAGAAGCTTACCGAGAGCTGATGAACAAGAGCAGCACACACTGGCAAGATACAGTTAAG AGCCTGagggaaagaaatagaaaattgATCCAAGAGAAGGAAGACCTTCTTCACCaaatgaagaaggaaacagagaaatgggaagaagaaaag GTCCAGATTCTAGAAAATTTGTGTAAAAACCTAGATTATCTTTATACCCAGCATGCACTGA CTTTGCAGGAACTTCACAACATCAGTCTATATGTGGAAACAGTGCATGACCTCATGAATTCACAGATAAAAATTCTTCAGCAACAGTCTGaaaagacagaaggagaaaaagcagataTGTCAGCAGTTTTAcaattaaaaccagaacaa GTATCTAATGAAGAAGAAGAGCCTGAATTGTCCATGGAAAAGGGATATCTTTGGCAAGCACACACCATGTTGCAAAAGATACAGGAATCTATACAGAAACGAGAGAGAGAAGTCACTGAGCTCCTGCGAAGTGAAAGAAGACATAACAGGGCAATGAAACCTCAAATCACAGTGCTAATATTCTTGAAAACTCTTGTCAACAAG GAAATTTGA
- the LOC110359995 gene encoding uncharacterized protein LOC110359995 isoform X3, with protein MHKGSEPVRKYQKLTPMSVETLTLRNRMIAMDEDQYSYSEENIPLSSRFWFWKKKNPVFPVAKSQSKPEAWVRTAIPSASQVPEDSVRIDPETKRQTTIHSPVPLPGSIIDYSEELQEHPSCVIKSVTIKDTPEEDGEGNSWLYKLGMYINKWSFLNSLVGWSENRALGKDDHLNKFGVCSDTDHKATDLEECTAKEEAPYIPYKFATLYIIKIVNDMQQMKNKHMKIIRQLDKIRKENQEQTITAIKKHYGEKMRSLKSHLEAYRELMNKSSTHWQDTVKSLRERNRKLIQEKEDLLHQMKKETEKWEEEKVQILENLCKNLDYLYTQHALTLQELHNISLYVETVHDLMNSQIKILQQQSEKTEGEKADMSAVLQLKPEQVSNEEEEPELSMEKGYLWQAHTMLQKIQESIQKREREVTELLRSERRHNRAMKPQITVLIFLKTLVNKVHTIYCDVPEAQQYISQLIRKNKDQRADWKEAFNNAQADILSYEVFYGNEPMDDERRAYDML; from the exons ATGCACAAGGGGTCAGAGCCTGTCAGAAAATACCAGAAGTTAACTCCTATGTCTGTGGAAACACTGACCCTGAGAAACAGAATGATTGCAATGGATGAAG ACCAGTATTCctattctgaagaaaatattcccCTGTCATCCCGATTCTGGTTCTGGAAGAAGAAGAATCCTGTTTTTCCTGTTGCTAAAAGCCAAAGCAAACCAG aggcaTGGGTGAGAACAGCTATTCCTTCAGCTTCTCAAGTCCCTGAAGATTCAGTAAGAATTGATCCTGAAACTAAACGACAGACAACCATTCACTCACCTGTTCCTCTACCAGGGAGTATTATTGATTATTCAGAGGAGTTACAAGAACATCCTTCATGTGTGATTAAAAGTGTTACGATTAAAGACACACCTGAGGAGG ATGGAGAGGGAAACTCATGGCTGTACAAGCTTGGAATGTATATAAATAAGTGGTCATTCCTGAATTCCCTGGTTGGATGGAGTGAAAACAGAGCTCTAGGAAAAG ATGATCATCTAAACAaatttggagtttgttctgatACTGACCACAAAGCAACTGATCTGGAGGAATGCACAGCCAAGGAAGAAGCACCATATATTCCATACAAGTTTGCTACATTGTATATCATcaag ATTGTAAATGACAtgcagcaaatgaaaaataaacacatgaaGATAATCAGACAACTTGACaagataaggaaagaaaaccag GAGCAGACTATAACTGCTATAAAGAAACATTATGGTGAGAAAATGAGGAGTCTGAAATCCCACTTAGAAGCTTACCGAGAGCTGATGAACAAGAGCAGCACACACTGGCAAGATACAGTTAAG AGCCTGagggaaagaaatagaaaattgATCCAAGAGAAGGAAGACCTTCTTCACCaaatgaagaaggaaacagagaaatgggaagaagaaaag GTCCAGATTCTAGAAAATTTGTGTAAAAACCTAGATTATCTTTATACCCAGCATGCACTGA CTTTGCAGGAACTTCACAACATCAGTCTATATGTGGAAACAGTGCATGACCTCATGAATTCACAGATAAAAATTCTTCAGCAACAGTCTGaaaagacagaaggagaaaaagcagataTGTCAGCAGTTTTAcaattaaaaccagaacaa GTATCTAATGAAGAAGAAGAGCCTGAATTGTCCATGGAAAAGGGATATCTTTGGCAAGCACACACCATGTTGCAAAAGATACAGGAATCTATACAGAAACGAGAGAGAGAAGTCACTGAGCTCCTGCGAAGTGAAAGAAGACATAACAGGGCAATGAAACCTCAAATCACAGTGCTAATATTCTTGAAAACTCTTGTCAACAAG GTTCACACCATATATTGTGATGTTCCTGAGGCACAACAATATATCAGTCAGCTTATCAGGAAGAACAAGGATCAAAGGGCTGATTGGAAAGAAGCCTTTAATAACGCTCAGGCTGACATTCTGTCCTATGAAGTATTTTATGGAAATGAACCTATGGATGATGAAAG AAGAGCCTACGACATGCTCTGA
- the LOC110359995 gene encoding uncharacterized protein LOC110359995 isoform X2 — protein MHKGSEPVRKYQKLTPMSVETLTLRNRMIAMDEDQYSYSEENIPLSSRFWFWKKKNPVFPVAKSQSKPEAWVRTAIPSASQVPEDSVRIDPETKRQTTIHSPVPLPGSIIDYSEELQEHPSCVIKSVTIKDTPEEDDHLNKFGVCSDTDHKATDLEECTAKEEAPYIPYKFATLYIIKIVNDMQQMKNKHMKIIRQLDKIRKENQEQTITAIKKHYGEKMRSLKSHLEAYRELMNKSSTHWQDTVKSLRERNRKLIQEKEDLLHQMKKETEKWEEEKVQILENLCKNLDYLYTQHALTLQELHNISLYVETVHDLMNSQIKILQQQSEKTEGEKADMSAVLQLKPEQVSNEEEEPELSMEKGYLWQAHTMLQKIQESIQKREREVTELLRSERRHNRAMKPQITVLIFLKTLVNKVHTIYCDVPEAQQYISQLIRKNKDQRADWKEAFNNAQADILSYEVFYGNEPMDDERTQFSMELFRNFGKAKSELEYVETEKIVFDCIQRGEIPNWIKRDCLYAALREEPTTCSEETQPLFTGTHAEV, from the exons ATGCACAAGGGGTCAGAGCCTGTCAGAAAATACCAGAAGTTAACTCCTATGTCTGTGGAAACACTGACCCTGAGAAACAGAATGATTGCAATGGATGAAG ACCAGTATTCctattctgaagaaaatattcccCTGTCATCCCGATTCTGGTTCTGGAAGAAGAAGAATCCTGTTTTTCCTGTTGCTAAAAGCCAAAGCAAACCAG aggcaTGGGTGAGAACAGCTATTCCTTCAGCTTCTCAAGTCCCTGAAGATTCAGTAAGAATTGATCCTGAAACTAAACGACAGACAACCATTCACTCACCTGTTCCTCTACCAGGGAGTATTATTGATTATTCAGAGGAGTTACAAGAACATCCTTCATGTGTGATTAAAAGTGTTACGATTAAAGACACACCTGAGGAGG ATGATCATCTAAACAaatttggagtttgttctgatACTGACCACAAAGCAACTGATCTGGAGGAATGCACAGCCAAGGAAGAAGCACCATATATTCCATACAAGTTTGCTACATTGTATATCATcaag ATTGTAAATGACAtgcagcaaatgaaaaataaacacatgaaGATAATCAGACAACTTGACaagataaggaaagaaaaccag GAGCAGACTATAACTGCTATAAAGAAACATTATGGTGAGAAAATGAGGAGTCTGAAATCCCACTTAGAAGCTTACCGAGAGCTGATGAACAAGAGCAGCACACACTGGCAAGATACAGTTAAG AGCCTGagggaaagaaatagaaaattgATCCAAGAGAAGGAAGACCTTCTTCACCaaatgaagaaggaaacagagaaatgggaagaagaaaag GTCCAGATTCTAGAAAATTTGTGTAAAAACCTAGATTATCTTTATACCCAGCATGCACTGA CTTTGCAGGAACTTCACAACATCAGTCTATATGTGGAAACAGTGCATGACCTCATGAATTCACAGATAAAAATTCTTCAGCAACAGTCTGaaaagacagaaggagaaaaagcagataTGTCAGCAGTTTTAcaattaaaaccagaacaa GTATCTAATGAAGAAGAAGAGCCTGAATTGTCCATGGAAAAGGGATATCTTTGGCAAGCACACACCATGTTGCAAAAGATACAGGAATCTATACAGAAACGAGAGAGAGAAGTCACTGAGCTCCTGCGAAGTGAAAGAAGACATAACAGGGCAATGAAACCTCAAATCACAGTGCTAATATTCTTGAAAACTCTTGTCAACAAG GTTCACACCATATATTGTGATGTTCCTGAGGCACAACAATATATCAGTCAGCTTATCAGGAAGAACAAGGATCAAAGGGCTGATTGGAAAGAAGCCTTTAATAACGCTCAGGCTGACATTCTGTCCTATGAAGTATTTTATGGAAATGAACCTATGGATGATGAAAG gaCACAATTTTCAATGGAGCTTTTCAGAAATTTTGGGAAAGCAAAGTCTGAATTAGAATATgttgaaacagagaaaattgtGTTTGATTGTATCCAGAGAGGGGAAATCCCCAACTGGATTAAAAGGGATTGTCTTTATGCAGCTTTGAGAG AAGAGCCTACGACATGCTCTGAGGAGACACAACCACTATTCACAGGAACTCATGCagaagtttaa